AGTGCCTTTCCAGCTTGGGCGGCGCTATCACCTGCTGAACGTGCTTTAAGGCTAACCAAGTTAGCAGAGCTGATCAATCGAGATACTCAGGTACTCGCGGACCTTGAGTGTATTGATGTCGGTAAGCCAGTGTCAGCAGCACAGGGGTTTGATGTACCGTTTGGAGCACAGTGTTTTGACTATTTTGCTCAGGTAGCACAAGAGGCAGAGTATGAAATTGAACTAGGTCTTGAAGTTACAGACAGCCAAACCATCAAACGCCCATATGGCGTGGCGGCATTCGTTTTCCCTTGGAATTTCCCTTTAACGCTATGTGCATGGGGCATTGCACCAGCGCTTGCGGCCGGAAATACCGTGGTCATTAAGCCAGCATCCGAAACCCCACTTTCTACATTGTATCTTGCCAAGCTATGTGAAGAGGCTGGCTTTCCTAAAGGTGTCGTGAATATCGTTACAGGGCAAGGAAGTATCGCTGGTGAGGCTTTAATCAATCATCCTAAGATCAAGCTTATGTCGTTTACGGGGTCGACAGAGGTGGGCAAACATGTGGGTGAGGTGTGTGGACGTAATCTTGTTCCAGCTAAGTTAGAACTCGGCGGAAAAGGCGCTGCTGTCGTGTGTAAAGATGCTGATATTGACGGTGCAGTGGAAGGGCTTACTGGTGCGTTAACTTTGAATGCTGGGCAAGTTTGTTGCACAGCGTCTCGCTGGTATATCCATGAATCTATCTATGATGAATTTGTATCGAAAGCAAAAGCCGCGTTTGAAGCGATCCCAATCGGCAACGGATTGGATTCTGACTCTGTTATGGGGCCGATGTGCACTCATAAGCAGATGAGTAAAGTTCTGCAGTGCATCGCTGAAGCGCAATCAGCAGGTGCAGAAGTTGTCACTGGTGGTGACAGGGTAACTACTGACGAGTTGCTCAAAGGGTACTTCATTCAGCCGACATTGCTTGCAGGTAAGGACGATAACCCTTGGGCGCAAGAGGAGATATTTGGTCCAGTAGCATTCCTACTCAAGTTTACCGATGAAGATGAAGTGATTGAACGAGCAAATCGTAATCCATATGGGTTGGCAAATAGTGTTTGGACAACAGATTTGCCTAGAGCTAGAGAGATTGCCGCTCGTTTAGTTTCCGGAAACAGTTGGATTAATGCGCACAATGTATTTGAGTATGGCTTGCATTATGGTGCATGTAATCAGAGTGGTTGCGGTGGTGGTGTGAATAGCCGAGCAACGTTTGAAGGCTACTTGCGATATCAATCAGTCGCTTCAATTCGATAGAGGTAAGGCATGATTTTAGACATCTTGAAAAAGCATAATGTTGTCTCAAAAGATCATGCCACAGCCACCCCGCTTACTGGCGGGGTGAGCTGTGAGATCTATTTAGTTGAAGACGATAAAAGCTGTTTAGTCGTCAAGCGTGCACTGGAAAAGCTCAAAGTAGAAAAAGAGTGGTTTGCTGATACAAGCCGAAACCTATATGAGCAGCGTTATCTAAAGTATGTAGGAGAGCGTTTCCCTCAATACGTGCCGAAAATACTCCACTCTTTTGAACGCGAGCGCTTGTTTACGATGGAGTATTTTCCTGAGCGTTTCAAAGACTGGAAGAAAGAACTGATGCAGGGAGAGGTTCGTGAACGTGTCGCGCAACGTATCGGCGAAGCACTCGGTCAAATTCATGCTGTGAGTTGGCATGATAAACAAGTAGAGGCGCAATTTGATTCAGATAGAAACTTCTATCAACTCAGATTAGAACCGTATTTTGAATCGATGATAGGTCAGCATAATGATCTGAAAACGCAGCTGCAGTCTTTGTGTTTGCAAGTGAGCACCACTAAGCACTGCTTGGTACATGGTGATTTTAGCCCTAAGAATATTTTGGTGTCAGAAGATGAGATAAAAATCGTTGATTGCGAGGTGGCTTGGTATGGCGATCCAGCCTTTGATGTTGCCTTTATGCTTCACCATTTGTTGCTTAAAGCGCTTCATTTCAACCATCGCCGGTATGTGCAGGCTGCTCAAACTTTCTTGAACACCTATCAGCAAGTAATAGGAGCTGAGCGTTATACAACCGTTGATGAGTCTAAAGTTGCAAAACTGACAGCGGCGATGATGCTGGCAAGAGTGGATGGTAAATCCCCCGTAGAGTATCTCTCTTCGGAAGAAAAATCAGAAGTAAGGTCGGCACTAAAACCTATGCTTAAACATCAATTTACAACCATTGAACGTCTTATTGAAACGCTAGATTTAAGGAGTGATAAGCGATGAAAATTATAAACGTTGATGCCTACCAAATTTTTGACTCGCGAGGCCTTCCAACCGTTGAGGCAGTGGTAGAGCTTGATTCAGGCATATGCGGTGTTGGGCTTGTCCCGTCCGGGGCTTCAACGGGGCAGTTTGAGGCACTTGAGCTAAGAGATGGCGACGCTTCTCGTTTTCAGGGGAAGTCAGTGTATCAAGCAATTGCGAATATCAAGACAGAACTTGCACCAGCGCTTGCTGGAAAGGAGGTAAGTCAACAAGCCATGCTTGACCAAATTATGTGTGAAGTCGATGGTACGGCGAATAAATCCCGGCTGGGAGCGAATGCTATTCTGGCAGTGTCACTGGCTATAGCCGATGCTAATGCCAAAGCTCAAGGCTTGCCACTGTTTAAGACGCTCGCACCAACGTGTTCAGCCAACTTGCTTCCTTTGCCAGAAATACAGCTAGTGGGTGGCGGCGCGCATGCTCAGTGGCGGACAGACATTCAAGACTTTTTGATCATCGTTAATGGTGCTAAGAGCTACAATGAGACCCTTGAGGTCACTTCTAATATCTATCGTACTGCAGAAGGTATGCTCAAACAGCGAGGGTTACTAGCGGGTGCTGCCGATGAGGGAGGCTTTTGGCCGACGTTTGATAGTCACGAAGCCATTTTTGAGTTTGTTGTTGAAGCGATTCAGCAGGCGGGTTATCAGCCAGGACGTGATGTCTCAATTTCACTCGATATCGCTGCAAGCGACCTTTACTCTGATGGTCAATACCACTTACCGCTCGATGGAAAGAGTTACACTTCTAAAGAATTTTTAGCGTTGATGCTGGATTGGTGTGAACGTTATCCAGTGCTATCAATTGAAGATCCGTTTGCGGATACCGATTTTGCAGCTTGGAAGGCCTTCACGCATAAGGTGGGTGATAGAATACAAATTATCGGAGATGATTTATTTACCACCAATATCTCTCGGATCGAACAAGGGATCACGGAGAAGCTCGCCAACAGCGTGCTTATCAAACTCAATCAGATTGGCACTGTCTCAGAGACGCTAAAAGCGATCGAAGTGACTCAGAATGCAGGTTGGTTACCTGTTGTATCAGCTCGCTCTGGTGAGACAGAAGACGCATTTATCAGTCATTTAGCTGTAGCGACCAATGCAGGTCAGCTAAAGGTGGGCTCGTTTACTCGCAGTGAACGAATGGTGAAATGGAATGAAGTGATTCGTATTGAACGTGCGTTATCAGGTCACAGTGAGTTTGTTGGTGGCTCAATCTTTCAACAATTGAAACAACTAGAACCCGCTTAACGCCCATCAATACCTTAGATTTTGATAGCCAGCGGTAAATTATCGCTGGTTTTTTTTATCTTGAAATGGGTAATTAGATTTATTTGTTAACCAAAGATCTCATTTTGGTAATCTAATTCTGGTGTATTGGTTAATATTTGATCTATCTTTATTTGCGAGTAACCACTTACACTTCAAAAAAAAACAAAGGAATGAGAATGAAATCGACGACTAAATCCCTACCACTTCTGCCTATTTTCTTGATGAGCACTTCCTTGATGGCCAATGATTGGCAAGATATTCCAATACCTGCACCATTAGATGATGGGCAATCGTGGGAATTGCAGGAGGCGTATTCAGATTCGTTTAACTACACCGGTAAAGGGGATGAATTTAGTAGTAAATGGAATGACACCTATTTTCATGGTTGGACTGGGCCAGGCTTAACCTATTGGCAACGTGATGAGTCGTGGGTGGATGATGGCAATTTGATTATCAGTGCCTCCCGTCGACAAGGTACTGAGATGGTTAACGCTGGCGTGGTGACATCAAAAACAAAGGTCAAATATCCTATTTTCTTGGAAGCCAACATCAAAGTTAGCGGACTCGAACTATCTTCTAATTTTTGGCTATTAAGTGAAAATGATGAGCGAGAAATTGATGTGTTAGAGGTTTACGGTGGGGCAGAGGATGAGTGGTTTGCAAGAAATATGTCGACCAACTTCCATGTGTTTTTCCGTAATGACGACAACACGATACGCAGTGATTTTAATGACCAAACCCATAATGAACCTCAGTGGGGTACCTATTGGCGTGATGGCTTTCACCGCTTTGCCGTTTATTGGAAGAGCCCAACGGAGGTGACGTTTTATATTAACGGAATTGAAACGCCGAAA
This genomic interval from Vibrio agarivorans contains the following:
- a CDS encoding aldehyde dehydrogenase family protein, which codes for MTIQSLHPTTLAFLEKKPLPMLINGEWKATKHTLGVENPATGAQIAQVCLADAQDVDSAVMVADSAFPAWAALSPAERALRLTKLAELINRDTQVLADLECIDVGKPVSAAQGFDVPFGAQCFDYFAQVAQEAEYEIELGLEVTDSQTIKRPYGVAAFVFPWNFPLTLCAWGIAPALAAGNTVVIKPASETPLSTLYLAKLCEEAGFPKGVVNIVTGQGSIAGEALINHPKIKLMSFTGSTEVGKHVGEVCGRNLVPAKLELGGKGAAVVCKDADIDGAVEGLTGALTLNAGQVCCTASRWYIHESIYDEFVSKAKAAFEAIPIGNGLDSDSVMGPMCTHKQMSKVLQCIAEAQSAGAEVVTGGDRVTTDELLKGYFIQPTLLAGKDDNPWAQEEIFGPVAFLLKFTDEDEVIERANRNPYGLANSVWTTDLPRAREIAARLVSGNSWINAHNVFEYGLHYGACNQSGCGGGVNSRATFEGYLRYQSVASIR
- a CDS encoding phosphotransferase family protein — translated: MILDILKKHNVVSKDHATATPLTGGVSCEIYLVEDDKSCLVVKRALEKLKVEKEWFADTSRNLYEQRYLKYVGERFPQYVPKILHSFERERLFTMEYFPERFKDWKKELMQGEVRERVAQRIGEALGQIHAVSWHDKQVEAQFDSDRNFYQLRLEPYFESMIGQHNDLKTQLQSLCLQVSTTKHCLVHGDFSPKNILVSEDEIKIVDCEVAWYGDPAFDVAFMLHHLLLKALHFNHRRYVQAAQTFLNTYQQVIGAERYTTVDESKVAKLTAAMMLARVDGKSPVEYLSSEEKSEVRSALKPMLKHQFTTIERLIETLDLRSDKR
- the eno gene encoding phosphopyruvate hydratase, producing MKIINVDAYQIFDSRGLPTVEAVVELDSGICGVGLVPSGASTGQFEALELRDGDASRFQGKSVYQAIANIKTELAPALAGKEVSQQAMLDQIMCEVDGTANKSRLGANAILAVSLAIADANAKAQGLPLFKTLAPTCSANLLPLPEIQLVGGGAHAQWRTDIQDFLIIVNGAKSYNETLEVTSNIYRTAEGMLKQRGLLAGAADEGGFWPTFDSHEAIFEFVVEAIQQAGYQPGRDVSISLDIAASDLYSDGQYHLPLDGKSYTSKEFLALMLDWCERYPVLSIEDPFADTDFAAWKAFTHKVGDRIQIIGDDLFTTNISRIEQGITEKLANSVLIKLNQIGTVSETLKAIEVTQNAGWLPVVSARSGETEDAFISHLAVATNAGQLKVGSFTRSERMVKWNEVIRIERALSGHSEFVGGSIFQQLKQLEPA
- a CDS encoding RICIN domain-containing protein codes for the protein MKSTTKSLPLLPIFLMSTSLMANDWQDIPIPAPLDDGQSWELQEAYSDSFNYTGKGDEFSSKWNDTYFHGWTGPGLTYWQRDESWVDDGNLIISASRRQGTEMVNAGVVTSKTKVKYPIFLEANIKVSGLELSSNFWLLSENDEREIDVLEVYGGAEDEWFARNMSTNFHVFFRNDDNTIRSDFNDQTHNEPQWGTYWRDGFHRFAVYWKSPTEVTFYINGIETPKGSWEEVIMKDKDYTGAILDKSTYNMDEEMFIILDTEDHSWRSEAGIIAKDEDLANDSKNKMYVDWIRVYKPVGGDDNGEVVVPSGYTNTQFVHSDLCLDVKDGAIWNGSTYQQWVCNTSNANQQFEFDEVTKGEYLIKSKRSQLCLELKPSNNQWQDGTVIQQYVCNSAEENQRWTLFDKGSQTFEIRNKATGKCLELADNKGSNGGCVQQWSCDGGYNQRLKFVQ